The following proteins are co-located in the Brevibacillus laterosporus DSM 25 genome:
- the glmU gene encoding bifunctional UDP-N-acetylglucosamine diphosphorylase/glucosamine-1-phosphate N-acetyltransferase GlmU: protein MSIIHAVILAAGQGTRMKSKLYKVLHPVCGKPMVQHVVDTLASMQVNDVVVVVGHGADKVRDTLQDRVQYAMQAEQLGTAHAALQAKDFLKDQEGTTLLLYGDVPLLSKETLAKLLAYHEEQNAAATVLTALMADPTGYGRIVRNERNEVLRIVEHKDATDEERNIAEINTGIYCFDNRKLWETLSKVKNDNAQSEYYITDCVGILREAGEKVSAYAAQDPDETMGVNDRVQLSEAEAYMRKRIAIEHMKNGVTIIDPASTYIEADVVIGADTIIEPNSYLRGKTVIGTDCKIGPQTELTNMQVADSVSISYSVLVDSQVDEQATIGPFAYVRPQTHIGSRVKIGDFVELKNAKIGAGSKVPHLSYLGDAEIGQGVNVGCGTISVNYDGAKKHKTIVGDRSFIGCNSNLVAPVTVGHDAYVAAGSTINQDVPDGAFAIARERQTNKLDYAVKLPRKQSE from the coding sequence ATGTCTATTATACATGCGGTAATTCTTGCTGCTGGTCAGGGAACACGTATGAAATCCAAATTGTATAAAGTACTGCATCCTGTATGCGGCAAGCCAATGGTTCAGCATGTTGTGGATACTTTGGCTTCCATGCAAGTAAACGATGTGGTTGTAGTAGTAGGACACGGAGCTGATAAAGTTCGTGATACGCTACAAGACCGTGTTCAATACGCCATGCAAGCAGAACAATTGGGAACAGCTCATGCAGCTTTGCAAGCCAAGGATTTCTTAAAGGACCAAGAAGGAACGACCCTGCTTTTATATGGGGACGTGCCATTGCTCTCAAAGGAAACACTTGCCAAGCTATTGGCTTATCATGAAGAGCAGAACGCTGCTGCTACCGTTTTAACCGCTTTAATGGCCGATCCAACTGGATATGGTCGTATTGTTCGAAATGAAAGAAATGAAGTGTTACGGATCGTTGAGCATAAGGATGCGACGGACGAGGAACGTAACATTGCAGAAATTAACACAGGTATTTATTGCTTTGATAATCGTAAGCTTTGGGAAACATTATCCAAAGTGAAAAATGATAATGCTCAGAGTGAATACTATATCACCGATTGTGTGGGTATTCTACGAGAAGCGGGCGAGAAAGTATCGGCTTATGCTGCCCAAGACCCCGATGAGACTATGGGGGTTAACGATCGCGTTCAGCTTTCTGAGGCAGAAGCTTATATGCGTAAACGCATTGCTATTGAACACATGAAGAACGGTGTTACTATCATTGATCCAGCTTCTACCTATATTGAAGCAGATGTAGTGATTGGAGCCGATACAATAATTGAACCGAATTCCTATTTGCGAGGAAAAACGGTTATTGGCACAGACTGCAAAATTGGCCCACAGACTGAACTAACCAATATGCAAGTGGCGGATAGTGTAAGTATCTCTTATTCCGTACTAGTGGACAGCCAAGTGGATGAACAGGCTACAATTGGTCCGTTTGCGTATGTACGACCTCAGACACATATTGGCTCTCGGGTAAAAATTGGAGATTTTGTGGAGCTGAAAAATGCTAAAATTGGTGCAGGAAGTAAAGTTCCTCATCTCAGCTATCTAGGAGATGCAGAGATTGGTCAAGGTGTTAATGTTGGATGCGGAACAATCTCCGTGAATTATGATGGAGCGAAGAAGCATAAGACGATAGTAGGCGATCGATCCTTCATCGGATGCAACTCAAACTTAGTTGCACCTGTGACGGTAGGTCATGATGCTTACGTTGCTGCCGGTTCGACCATTAATCAAGATGTACCAGATGGAGCGTTTGCCATTGCGCGTGAACGCCAAACCAATAAACTGGACTACGCGGTAAAACTACCACGTAAACAAAGCGAATAA
- a CDS encoding ribose-phosphate diphosphokinase, whose protein sequence is MANYRDPKLKVFTCSANPKLAQEIAEHIGLNVGNMETARFSDGECQIKLNESVRGSDVFIIQPTCAPVNEHLMELLVMVDALKRASAKSINVVIPYYGYARQDRKARSRDPITAKLVANLIETAGAQRVITMDLHATQIQGFFDIPVDHLLGVPILAKYFQEKNLSDVVVVSPDHGGVTRARKLAERLEAPIAIIDKRRPEPNVAEVMNIVGNIEGKTAIIIDDIIDTAGTITLAANALVDAGAREVYACCTHPVLSGPAIERIQNSMIKELIVTNTIPLDSDKLIDKVKVLSVAPLIGEAIIRVHEELSISKLFD, encoded by the coding sequence ATGGCTAATTATCGTGACCCGAAGCTGAAGGTTTTCACTTGCAGTGCCAATCCTAAATTGGCTCAGGAGATTGCTGAACATATCGGCTTAAACGTGGGCAACATGGAGACAGCAAGATTCAGCGACGGTGAGTGCCAAATCAAGCTAAATGAGAGTGTGCGTGGATCAGACGTATTCATTATCCAACCTACTTGCGCACCAGTTAACGAACACTTGATGGAGTTACTGGTTATGGTCGACGCTCTAAAACGTGCTTCTGCCAAAAGCATTAACGTTGTGATTCCGTATTATGGATATGCAAGACAAGATCGCAAAGCGCGTTCTCGTGATCCAATCACAGCGAAATTAGTGGCAAATCTTATCGAAACAGCAGGGGCGCAGCGTGTGATTACAATGGACTTACACGCAACGCAAATTCAAGGTTTCTTTGATATCCCTGTAGATCATCTGTTGGGAGTCCCAATCTTGGCTAAATATTTCCAAGAGAAAAATCTCTCAGACGTTGTTGTTGTATCACCAGATCACGGAGGAGTTACACGTGCTCGTAAACTGGCTGAACGATTAGAAGCCCCAATTGCCATCATTGATAAACGCCGTCCTGAACCAAACGTAGCTGAGGTTATGAATATTGTTGGTAACATTGAAGGTAAAACAGCTATCATCATTGACGATATCATTGACACAGCCGGAACGATTACTTTAGCTGCTAATGCATTGGTAGATGCAGGTGCTCGTGAAGTGTATGCTTGCTGCACACATCCTGTACTCTCTGGTCCTGCTATAGAGCGTATCCAAAATTCCATGATTAAGGAATTGATTGTCACAAACACGATTCCTTTAGATTCAGACAAATTAATTGATAAGGTGAAGGTATTGTCTGTGGCTCCATTGATTGGAGAAGCGATTATCCGTGTTCACGAAGAATTGTCAATTAGTAAATTGTTCGATTAA
- a CDS encoding 50S ribosomal protein L25 gives MVAIKAEVRTAQDRTTAKAIRRAGWVPAMLYGTDVGNKEVKILALELDQALREQNTNVPFTLQVDGKEYDVMVYELQRHPVQGRILHADFKQIDMKEKIHTSVPITMTGDPELGVATLVRHSVEISCLPTDIPATLSVDTDGLHIGDVVLVKDLQIPPNVEVHLDELEVVISVLPPKAKSDESIEAQQSAMEVAEQAKAPVAEAEKV, from the coding sequence ATGGTAGCAATTAAAGCAGAGGTACGTACAGCTCAAGATAGAACTACAGCTAAAGCGATTCGTCGCGCGGGCTGGGTTCCTGCTATGTTATACGGAACAGATGTAGGGAATAAGGAAGTAAAGATACTTGCGCTTGAGCTGGATCAAGCCTTACGTGAGCAAAACACCAACGTTCCCTTTACGTTACAAGTAGATGGAAAAGAATATGATGTGATGGTGTATGAGCTTCAGAGACATCCGGTTCAAGGTAGAATTTTGCATGCTGACTTTAAACAGATTGACATGAAAGAAAAAATTCATACGTCTGTGCCTATTACTATGACGGGAGATCCTGAATTAGGAGTTGCTACATTGGTACGTCATAGTGTAGAGATTTCTTGTTTACCTACAGATATTCCAGCAACACTATCTGTAGATACAGATGGACTACATATAGGAGATGTTGTACTTGTTAAAGATTTGCAAATACCTCCAAACGTAGAAGTGCATCTTGATGAGCTGGAAGTAGTAATTAGCGTACTCCCACCAAAAGCAAAATCGGATGAATCAATTGAAGCTCAGCAAAGCGCTATGGAAGTTGCAGAACAAGCAAAAGCTCCTGTAGCCGAAGCGGAAAAAGTATAA
- the pth gene encoding aminoacyl-tRNA hydrolase, translating into MKVIIGLGNPGKQYEDTRHNVGFLAIDTLSKELQIPLTTMKFRGIIGEGNVQGEKVLLVKPQTYMNLSGETVGQIVSFYKLTAQDIVVIYDDLDLPVGKLRLREKGSAGGHNGIKSIIAHLGTQDFSRIKIGIDRPEPGKSVSDYVLHSFPKSDWPHIQDAIQSAAKASEDWIKGDSFLTVMNHYNPTRG; encoded by the coding sequence TTGAAAGTCATCATTGGGTTAGGGAACCCTGGTAAACAATATGAGGATACCAGACATAATGTAGGGTTTCTTGCAATAGATACATTAAGTAAAGAATTACAAATTCCGTTAACCACGATGAAATTTCGTGGCATTATAGGAGAGGGAAATGTACAAGGAGAAAAGGTTTTACTAGTAAAACCACAAACCTACATGAACCTATCTGGAGAAACGGTAGGACAAATCGTTTCTTTTTATAAACTGACGGCACAGGATATAGTTGTCATCTATGATGATCTTGACTTACCGGTAGGCAAGCTGAGACTGCGGGAAAAGGGTAGTGCAGGAGGACATAACGGAATTAAATCTATTATTGCACATTTAGGTACCCAAGATTTTAGCCGCATCAAAATTGGTATTGATCGTCCTGAGCCAGGCAAAAGTGTGAGTGACTATGTGTTACACTCATTTCCAAAAAGTGATTGGCCGCATATCCAGGATGCAATTCAATCAGCAGCAAAAGCCAGTGAGGATTGGATCAAGGGTGATAGCTTCCTGACAGTTATGAACCACTATAATCCAACACGTGGGTAG
- a CDS encoding anti-sigma-F factor Fin family protein, whose product MSYRYVCRCCGMKVGEIQQSDVSEWQLGFQFLTQQERQHIISKDEIGNTVVRVVCDYCKEALDQNPDLSVVGNPLQ is encoded by the coding sequence ATGAGTTACCGCTATGTATGTCGTTGTTGTGGAATGAAAGTGGGAGAAATTCAGCAATCGGATGTATCCGAATGGCAGCTAGGCTTTCAATTCTTGACCCAACAAGAGCGCCAACATATAATATCCAAGGATGAGATAGGGAATACAGTTGTTCGCGTTGTTTGTGATTATTGTAAAGAAGCCCTTGATCAAAATCCTGATCTGTCCGTTGTAGGTAATCCACTACAGTAG
- the mfd gene encoding transcription-repair coupling factor, which produces MQVIINRIKEDSNFGTILAGLSQGLHEQLMAGLSGSARHIFMAAVYQESKRPLCVVTHNMFQAQKVYEDVAELLSPEEVMLYPGNELIGSEMAIASPETLAQRIQVFNRLANGFTGILVVPFAGIRRLTVPHEVWKEAQMTVSRGGTLDLHDFLERMVELGYERVEMVERKGELSIRGGIVDLFPIDSDWPIRIELFDEEIDSIRTFDMGTQRSQEHLEQYVIGPVKETIVFSSKLVESATHLEKKLGETLGNTKDEVVKERLMEQIGRDIEIMRQGSRPANLYSYLSVLYPEMETILDYLPSDTLLIIDEPSRVIDTAVQLQKDESEWVTGRIEQGDFMSNLILSRSYDELIHEQKRQIVYLSLFLRQTPKTHPQNIVNMNCRTMQNFHGQMNVLKSELQRWIKGQHQIIFAAADAERAKRLERVLDDYEMEADLLLEEVRTIPPGRPTIIIGNIQSGFEMPLSKMVVVTEGEVFTAKQRKARKVNQNMSNAERIKNYMELKPGDFVVHINHGIGKYLGIETKEILGIHKDYLHVQYAGGDSLFVPIDQIDHVQKYVGSEEAQPKIYNLGGNEWKRVKSKVETSVKDIAEDLIKLYAQREQAVGYSFNKDSLEQREFEAMFPYQETVDQLRAITEVKADMESKRPMDRLVCGDVGYGKTEVAIRAAFKSVMDGKQVALLVPTTILAQQHFETFKERFSDFPIRVEVLSRFRSRKEQNATMKGLKEGTVDVVIGTHRLLSKDILFRDLGLLIVDEEQRFGVSHKEKLKQLKTNVDVLTLTATPIPRTLHMSMLGVRDLSVIETPPENRFPVQTYVLDYSPALVREAIERELAREGQVFFLYNQVQGIEQMAEHISALVPDARVAVAHGQMNESELERIILDFLDGNYDVLVSTTIIETGVDIPNVNTLIIYNADRMGLSQLYQLRGRVGRSNRIAYAYFTYQRDKVLTEVAEKRLQAIKEFTELGSGFKIAMRDLSIRGAGNLLGAEQHGFINTVGFDLYTQMLKEAIDDLRGEVRTEEIAPVPPVEINLQVDAYLPSDYITDSRQKIEMYKKFVATSTIEELDDLADELIDRFGNIPYPVDNLLMISRLRIQAMVHHIVEISQKDPDVIKIILAEQQTSNIDGGALFGLSSKYDRRIGLSTTPGGQQIIVTVKVKGLKIEAGVKMVIDLINDFHLIEKSKSPDPSLH; this is translated from the coding sequence ATGCAAGTCATCATTAATCGTATAAAAGAAGATTCCAATTTCGGAACCATTCTTGCTGGTTTGTCACAAGGTTTACACGAACAGTTGATGGCCGGATTATCTGGTTCCGCGCGTCATATTTTTATGGCAGCTGTTTATCAAGAGAGTAAGCGCCCCTTGTGTGTTGTGACGCATAATATGTTTCAAGCGCAAAAAGTGTATGAGGACGTAGCAGAACTCCTTTCCCCAGAAGAAGTCATGCTTTATCCGGGTAATGAGCTGATTGGGTCAGAGATGGCAATTGCGAGTCCAGAGACATTAGCACAACGTATTCAAGTATTTAACCGTTTAGCGAATGGCTTCACGGGTATTTTGGTTGTTCCTTTTGCAGGCATTCGCCGCTTAACTGTGCCTCACGAAGTATGGAAAGAGGCTCAAATGACTGTCAGTCGTGGAGGAACACTAGATTTACATGACTTTTTAGAGAGAATGGTCGAATTAGGCTATGAACGCGTTGAGATGGTTGAGCGTAAAGGTGAATTAAGTATTCGTGGTGGAATCGTTGACTTATTTCCTATTGATTCGGACTGGCCGATTCGAATTGAACTCTTTGATGAAGAGATTGATTCTATACGAACATTTGATATGGGTACTCAGCGTTCTCAAGAACATTTGGAACAATATGTGATTGGCCCGGTAAAAGAGACGATCGTTTTTTCATCAAAATTAGTTGAGAGTGCTACTCACTTAGAGAAAAAACTAGGTGAAACATTAGGTAACACTAAGGATGAAGTTGTAAAAGAAAGATTGATGGAGCAAATAGGACGCGATATTGAAATCATGCGCCAAGGTAGCCGACCAGCAAATTTATACAGTTATTTATCCGTCCTATATCCTGAGATGGAAACCATCCTGGATTATCTACCTTCTGATACGTTATTGATTATTGATGAACCGTCCCGTGTTATTGATACTGCGGTTCAACTGCAAAAGGACGAATCAGAGTGGGTCACTGGTCGTATTGAGCAAGGCGATTTTATGTCAAATCTTATTCTGTCGCGGTCGTATGATGAGCTAATTCATGAGCAGAAGAGACAGATTGTTTATTTGTCGCTATTTTTACGTCAAACCCCAAAAACGCATCCACAAAATATCGTCAACATGAACTGTCGTACGATGCAAAATTTTCATGGGCAAATGAACGTATTAAAAAGCGAGCTACAACGATGGATAAAGGGTCAACATCAAATCATCTTTGCTGCTGCCGATGCGGAGCGTGCCAAGCGTTTGGAACGAGTATTAGATGATTATGAGATGGAAGCTGATTTGCTGCTAGAAGAGGTACGAACAATTCCTCCAGGCCGACCTACTATTATTATTGGAAATATTCAAAGCGGTTTTGAGATGCCATTAAGCAAAATGGTTGTTGTTACGGAAGGGGAAGTCTTTACAGCAAAACAGCGCAAAGCTCGCAAAGTAAATCAAAACATGAGCAATGCCGAGCGCATCAAGAACTACATGGAATTAAAGCCTGGTGACTTTGTTGTACATATTAATCATGGGATTGGTAAATATCTAGGAATTGAAACAAAGGAAATCCTAGGTATTCATAAGGATTATTTACATGTACAGTACGCAGGCGGAGATAGTTTGTTTGTACCAATTGATCAAATCGATCATGTACAAAAGTATGTGGGCAGTGAAGAAGCTCAGCCTAAAATTTATAATTTAGGTGGGAATGAATGGAAACGTGTTAAGAGCAAGGTAGAAACATCGGTAAAAGATATCGCCGAGGATCTAATCAAGCTGTATGCGCAACGAGAACAAGCTGTAGGCTATAGCTTTAACAAGGACAGCTTGGAGCAAAGAGAATTTGAGGCTATGTTCCCGTATCAGGAGACTGTGGATCAATTGCGTGCTATCACAGAAGTGAAAGCTGACATGGAAAGCAAGCGCCCTATGGATCGATTGGTTTGCGGGGATGTAGGGTATGGAAAGACAGAAGTAGCGATACGTGCCGCTTTTAAATCGGTTATGGACGGAAAACAGGTAGCTCTACTTGTACCGACCACAATTCTAGCTCAACAGCATTTTGAAACTTTTAAAGAGCGTTTCTCTGATTTTCCGATCAGAGTGGAGGTTTTGAGCCGTTTTCGTTCTCGAAAGGAACAAAATGCAACAATGAAGGGTCTAAAAGAAGGAACGGTAGATGTGGTGATCGGTACGCATCGATTGCTGTCGAAGGATATTTTATTCCGCGACCTAGGGTTATTGATTGTCGATGAGGAGCAGCGCTTTGGTGTAAGCCATAAAGAAAAATTGAAGCAATTAAAAACCAATGTAGATGTACTAACGCTTACAGCTACTCCTATTCCGCGTACGCTTCATATGTCCATGCTAGGAGTACGTGATTTATCTGTCATTGAGACACCGCCAGAAAATCGCTTTCCTGTACAAACCTATGTATTAGATTATAGTCCAGCTCTGGTTCGAGAAGCGATTGAACGAGAACTGGCCCGTGAAGGACAGGTATTCTTCCTTTACAATCAGGTACAAGGTATTGAACAAATGGCTGAGCATATTTCTGCTCTAGTTCCTGATGCTAGGGTAGCGGTTGCTCATGGACAAATGAATGAAAGTGAGCTAGAAAGAATTATTCTCGATTTCTTAGACGGGAATTATGATGTGCTGGTAAGTACAACGATCATTGAAACTGGTGTCGATATCCCAAACGTTAATACGTTAATCATCTATAATGCAGACAGAATGGGACTGTCTCAGCTGTATCAGCTACGTGGGCGCGTAGGTCGTTCTAATCGAATTGCCTATGCTTACTTCACATACCAACGTGACAAGGTATTGACAGAGGTAGCTGAGAAACGGTTACAGGCTATTAAAGAATTCACTGAGCTTGGATCTGGTTTTAAAATTGCCATGCGAGATTTATCTATTCGTGGGGCAGGTAATTTATTGGGAGCAGAGCAACATGGCTTCATTAATACTGTCGGATTTGATTTGTATACACAAATGCTTAAGGAAGCGATTGATGATTTACGTGGTGAAGTAAGGACAGAAGAGATTGCCCCTGTTCCACCAGTCGAAATCAATTTACAAGTTGATGCGTACCTACCTTCTGATTACATTACTGATAGTCGTCAGAAGATCGAGATGTACAAAAAATTTGTAGCAACCTCAACAATCGAGGAGCTGGATGATCTTGCTGATGAGTTGATCGACCGTTTTGGTAATATCCCATATCCAGTGGACAACTTGCTGATGATTTCACGTTTACGTATTCAAGCGATGGTACATCATATTGTTGAGATTAGTCAGAAAGATCCTGATGTTATTAAAATCATTTTGGCAGAACAGCAAACCTCTAACATTGATGGTGGAGCTTTATTTGGCTTGTCTAGTAAATATGATCGACGTATTGGGCTTTCAACGACCCCAGGTGGACAACAGATCATCGTAACTGTTAAAGTTAAGGGGTTAAAGATTGAGGCTGGGGTCAAGATGGTAATAGACTTAATTAACGACTTCCATCTGATTGAAAAGAGTAAGAGTCCTGATCCCTCATTACACTAA
- a CDS encoding peptidylprolyl isomerase, which yields MKKTTFTKGKRVLALLSTTALTLAILSGCGTTNKAETAQPAKPGAEQPADTEDTLAQFPPVKLPFTVDPNASIFEYQGGKLTGQEFEDFLRALGFMNPPQAYAIGVSTQEMIDNYARQYLATKLKAEKADEAIKKTAATEADKSFESLKGQYIQVLGSEDKFNQLMKNHNITKEAIVKQLASINASVKVMESEVKDADLKKEYDTADKSAYTTASVRHILVKFENRKPEEADKLAKDYLARLKKGEDFATLAKQVSEDEGSKANGGLYANADVNNWVPEFKKAALTQKIGVLSEPAVKTEYGYHIVKVEDRKVKTFDEVKDQLKQQVLEKKFEQYVTKDLDAIITKKSLPEVKAPATPAPTPAPETK from the coding sequence ATGAAAAAAACAACATTTACGAAGGGTAAACGTGTGTTGGCCCTACTTTCCACCACGGCATTAACGCTAGCGATTCTGAGTGGCTGCGGAACGACTAATAAGGCTGAAACAGCCCAACCAGCTAAACCGGGGGCGGAACAACCGGCTGATACGGAAGATACCCTGGCACAATTCCCGCCAGTTAAATTGCCTTTTACAGTTGATCCGAATGCTTCTATTTTTGAATATCAGGGTGGGAAGCTAACAGGTCAGGAGTTTGAGGACTTCTTGCGTGCACTTGGCTTCATGAATCCTCCGCAAGCCTATGCCATTGGAGTTTCCACACAAGAGATGATAGATAACTATGCTCGTCAATACCTAGCTACTAAGCTAAAAGCGGAAAAGGCTGACGAGGCGATTAAGAAAACAGCAGCTACAGAAGCGGATAAATCTTTTGAATCGCTAAAAGGCCAGTATATTCAAGTTCTTGGTAGCGAGGATAAATTTAATCAATTGATGAAGAATCATAACATCACAAAGGAAGCGATTGTTAAACAGCTAGCAAGTATTAATGCTTCTGTGAAGGTTATGGAAAGTGAAGTAAAAGATGCAGATTTGAAGAAAGAATATGATACAGCAGATAAATCTGCGTATACAACAGCTTCTGTACGTCATATTTTGGTTAAATTCGAGAACCGTAAGCCAGAGGAAGCAGACAAGTTGGCAAAAGATTATCTTGCCCGTTTGAAAAAAGGGGAGGACTTTGCTACTCTTGCAAAACAAGTGTCTGAGGACGAAGGTAGTAAAGCAAACGGTGGATTGTATGCAAATGCTGACGTAAACAACTGGGTGCCAGAATTTAAGAAGGCAGCTCTAACTCAAAAGATTGGAGTGCTCAGTGAACCAGCAGTAAAGACTGAATATGGCTATCACATTGTTAAAGTAGAAGATCGTAAAGTAAAAACATTTGATGAAGTAAAAGATCAGTTGAAGCAGCAAGTTTTGGAGAAGAAGTTTGAGCAATATGTTACCAAGGATCTGGACGCGATTATTACGAAAAAATCTCTTCCAGAGGTAAAAGCACCAGCTACTCCAGCTCCAACCCCTGCTCCTGAAACAAAATAG
- the spoVT gene encoding stage V sporulation protein T, whose translation MKATGIVRRIDDLGRVVIPKEIRRTLRIREGDPLEIFVDRDGEVILKKYSPIGELADFAKEYADSLYESLNHIVIISDRDTVIAVAGASKKEYLEKPIGSLVEKSLEERKSRVEKNSGQYELCRDMPEQYSSYVVAPIVAGGDPIGAVILVNKAEAKMGDLELKMAETAAGFLAKQMEQ comes from the coding sequence ATGAAGGCAACTGGAATTGTTCGTCGTATAGACGACCTCGGACGGGTCGTAATCCCGAAGGAAATCCGTCGCACACTTCGTATTCGTGAGGGGGATCCACTTGAGATTTTTGTCGATCGTGATGGGGAAGTAATCCTTAAAAAATATTCTCCAATTGGAGAATTAGCTGATTTTGCTAAGGAATATGCTGACTCTTTATACGAAAGCTTAAATCATATTGTCATTATTTCCGATCGAGATACGGTCATTGCAGTAGCTGGTGCTTCCAAGAAAGAATACTTGGAAAAACCGATTGGTAGTCTAGTAGAAAAATCGTTGGAAGAGCGTAAGAGTAGGGTAGAAAAAAATTCTGGTCAATATGAATTATGTCGTGATATGCCGGAACAATACTCATCTTATGTAGTGGCTCCTATCGTTGCAGGTGGGGACCCGATTGGTGCAGTGATCCTGGTCAACAAAGCAGAAGCTAAAATGGGCGATTTAGAGCTGAAAATGGCAGAAACAGCCGCTGGATTCTTAGCCAAACAAATGGAACAATAA
- a CDS encoding putative polysaccharide biosynthesis protein, which produces MAGERSANHFVKGAAILGIAGLLSKVLGAIYRIPYQNITGDVGLYVYMQVYPLYTALLILATAGFPIAISKIVSERLAVEDHLGARKAFRVASVSLGILGVFFFLLLYLGAPALARFMGDEQLTLPLRAVAWSLPLVPLVSILRGYFQGQQDMVPTGVSQVVEQIIRVIVILVSAYWMMSAYQDAYLAGTGAVFAAFPGALAAFLVLYYYYRKSRRYHRRRGYRKQLRAQQLTDTVTNKQVLISILRYAIPICIGALVLPMIPLIDSVTVSNLLQWNGYELDIAKELKGIYDRGQPLIQFGTFFATSLSLALVPAISEAVAQKQDKMIINRTDMALRLTLMLGLPASIGLALLAEPVNIMVYGNDKGTWSLAIQAFVIVFATLSIATSGILQGLGHVKLPARHLMIGVLVKLLANLALTPLWGIQGAAVATVFAYVTSMGLNMRSIRHYLELSFNLKEMLTKPLISVALMSIMVLIVQGLMNVIVGSLIDSERFVQTIVGVSAVTVGLVVYMLSLLYTGGIKREEILYLPRGKRLVSLLERYKLLQIQK; this is translated from the coding sequence ATGGCAGGAGAGAGAAGTGCAAATCATTTTGTCAAAGGTGCTGCTATTCTAGGTATTGCCGGCTTGCTCTCCAAGGTTCTCGGAGCGATCTATCGCATACCTTATCAAAATATCACAGGTGATGTTGGGTTATATGTGTACATGCAGGTGTATCCGTTGTACACAGCCTTATTGATTTTGGCAACAGCGGGTTTTCCTATCGCCATTTCCAAAATCGTCTCAGAACGATTAGCAGTCGAGGACCATCTGGGTGCACGAAAGGCTTTCCGTGTAGCCAGCGTTTCACTAGGAATACTAGGAGTATTCTTTTTTCTCCTTTTGTATCTAGGTGCTCCTGCATTAGCCCGATTTATGGGCGATGAACAGCTGACATTACCGCTACGAGCAGTAGCATGGTCTTTACCATTAGTCCCGTTGGTGTCCATATTGCGTGGATATTTTCAAGGACAACAAGACATGGTACCCACAGGTGTTTCACAGGTAGTCGAACAGATTATTCGTGTAATCGTTATTTTAGTCTCTGCTTACTGGATGATGAGTGCCTATCAGGACGCTTATCTTGCAGGTACAGGAGCAGTATTTGCTGCTTTTCCTGGGGCGTTAGCAGCCTTTTTGGTTCTGTACTATTATTATCGAAAATCCAGACGGTACCATCGACGCAGAGGATATCGTAAACAATTGCGTGCTCAACAACTTACAGATACAGTAACGAACAAGCAAGTGTTGATCAGTATTCTACGTTATGCAATTCCTATCTGCATCGGTGCTCTGGTGTTGCCGATGATTCCATTAATTGATTCGGTGACTGTTTCTAATTTACTTCAATGGAACGGATATGAACTTGATATAGCAAAAGAATTAAAAGGAATATATGATCGTGGACAACCACTCATTCAATTTGGAACGTTTTTTGCCACATCACTTTCCTTGGCGTTAGTGCCTGCTATTAGCGAGGCTGTAGCACAAAAACAGGATAAAATGATCATCAATCGTACAGATATGGCCCTACGCTTAACCCTGATGCTTGGATTACCAGCTTCTATTGGGCTCGCTTTATTAGCCGAACCAGTCAATATCATGGTATACGGAAATGATAAAGGAACGTGGTCACTTGCTATTCAAGCTTTTGTCATTGTATTTGCGACATTAAGTATCGCTACCTCTGGCATTTTGCAAGGATTGGGACATGTTAAATTACCAGCTAGACACTTGATGATTGGTGTACTGGTAAAATTGTTGGCTAATCTTGCCTTGACGCCTTTATGGGGCATACAGGGTGCGGCAGTAGCTACAGTCTTTGCCTATGTGACCTCAATGGGATTAAACATGAGATCTATTCGCCACTATTTGGAGCTTTCCTTTAACCTAAAAGAAATGCTGACCAAACCTTTAATAAGTGTGGCTCTTATGTCAATCATGGTCTTAATCGTTCAAGGCTTGATGAATGTAATTGTGGGTTCTCTGATCGATAGTGAGCGTTTCGTTCAAACGATCGTCGGTGTTTCTGCAGTTACCGTGGGATTAGTAGTGTATATGCTTTCTCTGTTATATACAGGTGGTATCAAGCGTGAAGAGATCTTGTATTTGCCAAGAGGAAAGAGATTAGTCTCTCTTTTAGAGCGATATAAGCTTTTGCAGATTCAAAAATAG